A section of the Amycolatopsis sp. AA4 genome encodes:
- a CDS encoding response regulator transcription factor, whose amino-acid sequence MAPVPLLARKTSNDLPRRVGTPPFAVSSADGDILFRLGAKVVVDRARRLRWAGASEDGNRALAHRSRVRPHIPLLDARLDVGGNRVRAAHSSPAARRTTFLTSPAEPESGRVGKFAEYGAACLIDRSDRPARIIHCHLCGRSAGFSPEARWQAIPRTRCRAGDELSLREMQILCLISIGTTNDEIAETPSGSPEKSQPRQERGAGNRAQAVALGPLGNRLRTDSPRPK is encoded by the coding sequence ATGGCTCCGGTTCCCCTGCTTGCGCGGAAGACCTCGAACGACCTGCCCCGCCGGGTCGGGACACCGCCGTTCGCCGTCTCCTCGGCCGACGGGGACATCCTGTTCCGGCTCGGGGCCAAAGTCGTGGTCGACCGAGCACGCCGGCTCCGCTGGGCCGGCGCGAGCGAAGACGGCAACCGCGCACTGGCGCACCGCAGCCGGGTCCGGCCGCACATCCCGCTCCTCGACGCACGTCTCGACGTCGGCGGCAACCGAGTCCGCGCCGCGCACTCCAGCCCGGCCGCAAGGCGGACCACTTTCCTGACCAGCCCCGCGGAACCCGAGAGCGGGCGAGTCGGCAAGTTCGCCGAATACGGCGCCGCCTGCCTGATCGACCGCTCCGACCGCCCGGCCCGGATCATCCACTGCCACCTCTGCGGCCGGTCCGCCGGTTTCTCCCCGGAAGCCCGCTGGCAAGCCATTCCGCGCACCCGCTGCCGGGCCGGCGATGAACTCTCCTTGCGAGAGATGCAGATTCTCTGCCTGATCAGCATCGGCACCACGAACGACGAGATCGCGGAAACCCCTTCCGGTTCCCCGGAAAAGTCGCAGCCGCGTCAAGAACGTGGTGCCGGCAATCGCGCCCAAGCAGTGGCACTCGGACCTCTCGGCAACCGACTCCGCACGGACTCGCCACGGCCGAAATGA